From Excalfactoria chinensis isolate bCotChi1 chromosome 4, bCotChi1.hap2, whole genome shotgun sequence, one genomic window encodes:
- the LOC140251473 gene encoding uncharacterized protein: protein MFITHYVLLLLLGSSLAVGMTERKLAAEGSSVMMHAPAISNVNITEWEYIDGSTPKFILQYYANSQDLIVYTAYQGRVVFYQTNGSLVLQQLREVDSGIYKATVDLMQDRARATILEVIKPVPQPKLLEISNLNNSLIKLICLLPNGTMADVSWKKDGHSLTPQNYYQPSLISTELWIRKGEKSNCGSYSCNVSNAVSWKVATVNLTITGLSPPLHDALRTTAAALVFAVIAAISFVIWLLKPGEHRLGWTWLTPPIIGLLGISCLLLFVTSVIWMREEGPSAAFILHGLCFLAAVMTVVMIAVISLCRPEALTQCLAQTCHHVILCSTAMTLAVNLSFSCLLLHNFQQVHDRGCSEPVDVISSCVPAVLAALLLLLLFFLWYYKKTDASTRTTNTHGKEGDQCSNQDKESSLSLQHPGDDIRQDPG, encoded by the exons ATGTTCATCACACATT ATgtgttgctgcttttgctggGATCCTCCCTTGCAGTGggaatgacagaaagaaaacttgcaGCAGAAGGTTCCTCTGTCATGATGCATGCACCGGCAATCAGCAATGTGAACATCACCGAGTGGGAATACATAGATGGCAGCACACCCAAATTCATCTTGCAGTACTATGCCAACTCACAGGATCTAATTGTTTACACTGCATACCAAGGCAGAGTGGTTTTCTACCAAACGAATGGCTCACttgtcctgcagcagctgcgGGAGGTGGACAGTGGCATCTATAAAGCAACAGTTGACCTGATGCAGGACAGGGCTAGGGCAACTATCCTGGAAGTGATCA AGCCTGTGCCCCAGCCCAAGCTTCTGGAGATTTCAAACCTGAACAATTCTCTCATCAAGCTGATCTGCCTCCTGCCCAATGGGACCATGGCTGATGTCTCCTGGAAGAAAGATGGACATTCCCTTACCCCACAAAATTATTATCAGCCCTCTCTGATCTCCACTGAGTTGTGGataaggaagggagagaagtcAAACTGTGGCTCCTACTCCTGCAATGTCAGCAATGCTGTAAGCTGGAAAGTGGCAACCGTCAACCTCACAATAACAG GTCTCTCGCCTCCTCTCCATGATGCATTGAGGACGACAGCAGCTGCACTGGTTTTCGCAGTCATTGCTGCCATCAGCTTTGTTATCTGGCTCCTGAAGCCGGGGGAGCACAGACTCG GATGGACATGGCTAACTCCACCCATCATAGGGCTGCTGGGCATCTCATGTCTCCTCCTGTTTGTCACCTCTGTCATCTGGATGCGGGAAGAAG GTCCTTCTGCTGCCTTCATCCTGCATGGGCTTTGCTTCCTTGCTGCAGTCATGACCGTGGTGATGATTGCCGTGATCTCTCTGTGCAGACCAGAAGCACTCACCCAGTGCCTAGCCCAGACCT GCCACCATGTCAtcctgtgcagcacagccatgaCGCTGGCAGTCAACTTGTCATTCTCCTGCCTCTTGCTCCACAACTTCCAGCAGGTCCACG ACCgtggctgctcagagcctgtTGATGTGATTTCCAGCTGTGTCCCTGCTGTActggcagctctcctgctgctgctgctcttcttcctctggT ATTACAAGAAGACGGATGCCAGCACACGGACCACAAACACCCAT GGGAAAGAAGGTGATCAATGCTCAAACCAAGACAAGGAGAGCAGCCTGTCCCTTCAGCATCCTGGAGACGACATCAGGCAGGATCCAGGCTGA
- the RIPPLY1 gene encoding protein ripply1 isoform X1: protein MEGAAGHGAGPSPALSPQAQPLDAAGEHGSDKALALFRHPVRLLWPKSRCFDYLYSVGEKLLENFPVQATLCLYDDSDSEGDEAEDDDEDGDEGNEVEAGVAVPAVGSGSPRPA from the exons ATGGAAGGGGCGGCAGGACATGGGGCAGGTCCCAGCCCGGCTCTGTCTCCGCAGGCTCAGCCCCTGgatgctgcaggagagcacGGCAGTGACAAAGCGCTCGCACTGTTCCGCCACCCGGTCAG GCTCCTGTGGCCCAAATCCAGGTGCTTTGACTATCTGTACAGCGTGGGGGAGAAACTCCTGGAGAACTTCCCTGTGCAGGCCACGCTCTGCCTCTACGATGACTCGGACAGCGAGGGGGACGAGGCCGAAGATGACGACGAGGATGGGGATGAGGGGAACGAAGTTGAGGCCGGAGTTGCGGTGCCCGCCGTAGGGTCCGGCTCCCCGCGGCCGGCCTGA
- the CLDN2 gene encoding claudin-2, with protein sequence MVSMGLQLVGYTVAFLGYIGTLTTTLLPNWKISSYIGSSIVTAVSFTKGLWMECATYSTGITQCDIYSSLLNLPPDIQAAQALMVSSCAVSSLACLMAVMGMRCTVFNQGSPAKDRVAVAGGVVFILGGLLCFIPLVWNIHVVLRDFHNPLLPDSTKFELGEALYLGIISSLLSLIGGFILCASCPPRDPSSPYSPRLLASRSPQPSIKQMQKPKSEFSSYNLTGYV encoded by the coding sequence ATGGTCTCTATGGGACTCCAGCTGGTGGGCTACACTGTGGCCTTCCTGGGCTACATTGGCACTCTGACGACCACGCTGCTGCCCAACTGGAAGATCAGCTCCTACATTGGCTCGAGCATCGTGACAGCCGTGAGTTTCACCAAGGGGCTATGGATGGAGTGTGCTACATACAGCACAGGCATCACTCAGTGCGACATCTACAGCTCCCTGCTCAACCTGCCTCCTGACATCCAGGCAGCCCAGGCCCTGATGGTGAGCTCCTGTGCTGTCTCCTCCCTTGCTTGCCTGATGGCCGTGATGGGCATGAGGTGCACTGTCTTCAATCAGGGCTCACCAGCCAAAGACAGAGTGGCAGTGGCGGGTGGTGTGGTCTTTATCCTTggggggctgctctgctttatCCCACTGGTGTGGAACATCCATGTGGTGTTGCGAGACTTCCACAACCCCCTGCTCCCTGACAGCACCAAATTTGAGTTGGGGGAGGCTCTATACCTGGGCATCatctcctctctgctctccctcATTGGTGGCTTCATCCTCTGTGCCTCCTGCCCACCCCGTGACCCATCCAGCCCCTACTCACCCCGGCTGCTGGCAAGCAGGAGTCCCCAGCCCTCCATCAAACAGATGCAGAAGCCCAAGAGTGAGTTTAGCTCCTACAACCTGACTGGATACGTGTAG
- the RIPPLY1 gene encoding protein ripply1 isoform X2 has product MDTAQPLDAAGEHGSDKALALFRHPVRLLWPKSRCFDYLYSVGEKLLENFPVQATLCLYDDSDSEGDEAEDDDEDGDEGNEVEAGVAVPAVGSGSPRPA; this is encoded by the exons atgGACACT GCTCAGCCCCTGgatgctgcaggagagcacGGCAGTGACAAAGCGCTCGCACTGTTCCGCCACCCGGTCAG GCTCCTGTGGCCCAAATCCAGGTGCTTTGACTATCTGTACAGCGTGGGGGAGAAACTCCTGGAGAACTTCCCTGTGCAGGCCACGCTCTGCCTCTACGATGACTCGGACAGCGAGGGGGACGAGGCCGAAGATGACGACGAGGATGGGGATGAGGGGAACGAAGTTGAGGCCGGAGTTGCGGTGCCCGCCGTAGGGTCCGGCTCCCCGCGGCCGGCCTGA